The following coding sequences are from one Eptesicus fuscus isolate TK198812 chromosome 7, DD_ASM_mEF_20220401, whole genome shotgun sequence window:
- the CRY1 gene encoding cryptochrome-1 isoform X2, protein MVVNAVHWFRKGLRLHDNPALKECIRGADTIRCVYILDPWFAGSSNVGINRWRFLLQCLEDLDSNLRKLNSRLFVIRGQPADVFPRLFKEWNITKLSIEYDSEPFGKERDAAIKKLATEAGVEVIVQISHTLYDLDKIIELNGGQPPLTYKRFQTLISKMEPLEIPVETITLEVIEKCTTPLSDDHDEKYGVPSLEELGFDTDGLPSAVWPGGETEALTRLERHLERKAWVANFERPRMNANSLLASPTGLSPYLRFGCLSCRLFYFKLTDLYKKVKKNSSPPLSLYGQLLWREFFYTAATNNPRFDKMEGNPICVQIPWDKNPEALAKWAEGRTGFPWIDAIMTQLHQEGWIHHLARHAVACFVTRGDLWISWEEGMKVFEELLLDADWSINAGSWMWLSCSSFFQQFFHCYCPVGFGRRADPNGDYIRRYLPVLRGFPAKYIYDPWNAPEGIQKVAKCLIGVNYPKPMVNHAEASRLNIERMKQIYQQLSRYRGLGLLASVPSNPNGNGGLMGYSTGENIPGCSSSGRRSSMGTGLSSGKRPSQEEDTQSIGHKVQRQSTN, encoded by the exons ATTTTTGCTTCAGTGTCTTGAAGACCTTGATTCTAATCTGAGAAAATTAAACTCTCGTCTGTTTGTGATTCGTGGACAACCAGCAGATGTGTTTCCTAGGCTTTTCAAG GAATGGAACATTACTAAACTTTCAATTGAGTATGATTCTGAGCCCTTTGGAAAGGAACGAGATGCAGCTATTAAGAAACTGGCTACTGAAGCTGGAGTAGAAGTGATTGTACAAATTTCACATACATTATATGACCTAGACAA GATCATAGAACTTAATGGTGGACAACCGCCTCTTACTTATAAAAGATTCCAAACtctcatcagcaaaatggaaCCACTAGAAATACCAGTAGAGACAATTACTTTGGAAGTGATAGAAAAGTGCACAACTCCTTTGTCTGATGACCATGATGAGAAATATGGAGTCCCTTCACTGGAAGAACTAG gttttgatACAGATGGCTTACCCTCTGCAGTTTGGCCAGGTGGAGAAACTGAAGCACTTACACGTTTGGAAAGGCACTTGGAAAGAAAA GCATGGGTGGCTAACTTTGAAAGACCTCGAATGAATGCCAATTCTCTGCTTGCTAGTCCTACTGGACTCAGTCCTTACCTCCGATTTGGTTGTTTATCATGTCGACTATTTTACTTCAAACTAACAGATCTCTACAAAAAG GTAAAAAAGAACagttcccctcccctttccctttatGGGCAATTGTTATGGCGTGAATTTTTCTATACAGCAGCCACAAATAATCCACGCTTTGATAAAATGGAAGGAAACCCCATCTGTGTTCAGATTCCTTGGGATAAGAATCCTGAGGCTTTAGCAAAATGGGCAGAAGGCCGGACAGGCTTTCCATGGATTGATGCCATCATGACACAGCTTCATCAGGAGGGTTGGATTCACCATTTGGCCAGACATGCAGTTGCTTGCTTCGTTACACGAGGTGACCTATGGATTAGTTGGGAAGAAGGAATGAAG GTATTTGAAGAATTATTGCTTGATGCAGATTGGAGCATAAATGCTGGAAGTTGGATGTGGCTGTCTTGTAGTTCTTTTTTTCAACAGTTTTTTCACTGCTATTGCCCTGTTGGTTTTGGTAGGAGAGCAGATCCCAATGGAGACTATATCAG GCGATATTTGCCTGTCCTAAGAGGCTTCCCTGCAAAATATATCTATGATCCCTGGAATGCACCAGAAGGTATCCAAAAGGTAGCCAAATGTTTGATAGGAGTTAATTATCCTAAACCAATGGTGAACCATGCTGAGGCAAGCCGTTTGAATATTGAGAGGATGAAACAGATCTACCAGCAGCTTTCACGATATAGAGGACTAG gTCTTCTTGCATCAGTGCCTTCTAATCCTAATGGGAATGGAGGCCTCATGGGATATTCTACTGGAGAAAATATCCCAGGTTGTAGCAGCAGTGGAA gaAGAAGCTCCATGGGCACTGGTCTCAGCAGTGGGAAACGTCCTAGTCAGGAGGAAGACACACAGAGTATTGGTCATAAAGTCCAGCGACAGAGCACTAATTAG
- the CRY1 gene encoding cryptochrome-1 isoform X1: protein MVVNAVHWFRKGLRLHDNPALKECIRGADTIRCVYILDPWFAGSSNVGINRWRFLLQCLEDLDSNLRKLNSRLFVIRGQPADVFPRLFKEWNITKLSIEYDSEPFGKERDAAIKKLATEAGVEVIVQISHTLYDLDKIIELNGGQPPLTYKRFQTLISKMEPLEIPVETITLEVIEKCTTPLSDDHDEKYGVPSLEELGFDTDGLPSAVWPGGETEALTRLERHLERKAWVANFERPRMNANSLLASPTGLSPYLRFGCLSCRLFYFKLTDLYKKVKKNSSPPLSLYGQLLWREFFYTAATNNPRFDKMEGNPICVQIPWDKNPEALAKWAEGRTGFPWIDAIMTQLHQEGWIHHLARHAVACFVTRGDLWISWEEGMKVFEELLLDADWSINAGSWMWLSCSSFFQQFFHCYCPVGFGRRADPNGDYIRRYLPVLRGFPAKYIYDPWNAPEGIQKVAKCLIGVNYPKPMVNHAEASRLNIERMKQIYQQLSRYRGLGLLASVPSNPNGNGGLMGYSTGENIPGCSSSGSYTQGSGILHYALGDSQQTYILKQGRSSMGTGLSSGKRPSQEEDTQSIGHKVQRQSTN from the exons ATTTTTGCTTCAGTGTCTTGAAGACCTTGATTCTAATCTGAGAAAATTAAACTCTCGTCTGTTTGTGATTCGTGGACAACCAGCAGATGTGTTTCCTAGGCTTTTCAAG GAATGGAACATTACTAAACTTTCAATTGAGTATGATTCTGAGCCCTTTGGAAAGGAACGAGATGCAGCTATTAAGAAACTGGCTACTGAAGCTGGAGTAGAAGTGATTGTACAAATTTCACATACATTATATGACCTAGACAA GATCATAGAACTTAATGGTGGACAACCGCCTCTTACTTATAAAAGATTCCAAACtctcatcagcaaaatggaaCCACTAGAAATACCAGTAGAGACAATTACTTTGGAAGTGATAGAAAAGTGCACAACTCCTTTGTCTGATGACCATGATGAGAAATATGGAGTCCCTTCACTGGAAGAACTAG gttttgatACAGATGGCTTACCCTCTGCAGTTTGGCCAGGTGGAGAAACTGAAGCACTTACACGTTTGGAAAGGCACTTGGAAAGAAAA GCATGGGTGGCTAACTTTGAAAGACCTCGAATGAATGCCAATTCTCTGCTTGCTAGTCCTACTGGACTCAGTCCTTACCTCCGATTTGGTTGTTTATCATGTCGACTATTTTACTTCAAACTAACAGATCTCTACAAAAAG GTAAAAAAGAACagttcccctcccctttccctttatGGGCAATTGTTATGGCGTGAATTTTTCTATACAGCAGCCACAAATAATCCACGCTTTGATAAAATGGAAGGAAACCCCATCTGTGTTCAGATTCCTTGGGATAAGAATCCTGAGGCTTTAGCAAAATGGGCAGAAGGCCGGACAGGCTTTCCATGGATTGATGCCATCATGACACAGCTTCATCAGGAGGGTTGGATTCACCATTTGGCCAGACATGCAGTTGCTTGCTTCGTTACACGAGGTGACCTATGGATTAGTTGGGAAGAAGGAATGAAG GTATTTGAAGAATTATTGCTTGATGCAGATTGGAGCATAAATGCTGGAAGTTGGATGTGGCTGTCTTGTAGTTCTTTTTTTCAACAGTTTTTTCACTGCTATTGCCCTGTTGGTTTTGGTAGGAGAGCAGATCCCAATGGAGACTATATCAG GCGATATTTGCCTGTCCTAAGAGGCTTCCCTGCAAAATATATCTATGATCCCTGGAATGCACCAGAAGGTATCCAAAAGGTAGCCAAATGTTTGATAGGAGTTAATTATCCTAAACCAATGGTGAACCATGCTGAGGCAAGCCGTTTGAATATTGAGAGGATGAAACAGATCTACCAGCAGCTTTCACGATATAGAGGACTAG gTCTTCTTGCATCAGTGCCTTCTAATCCTAATGGGAATGGAGGCCTCATGGGATATTCTACTGGAGAAAATATCCCAGGTTGTAGCAGCAGTGGAA GTTATACTCAAGGGAGTGGTATTTTACATTATGCTCTTGGAGACAGTCAGCAAACTTACATATTAAAGCAAG gaAGAAGCTCCATGGGCACTGGTCTCAGCAGTGGGAAACGTCCTAGTCAGGAGGAAGACACACAGAGTATTGGTCATAAAGTCCAGCGACAGAGCACTAATTAG
- the CRY1 gene encoding cryptochrome-1 isoform X3, with protein MVVNAVHWFRKGLRLHDNPALKECIRGADTIRCVYILDPWFAGSSNVGINRWRFLLQCLEDLDSNLRKLNSRLFVIRGQPADVFPRLFKEWNITKLSIEYDSEPFGKERDAAIKKLATEAGVEVIVQISHTLYDLDKIIELNGGQPPLTYKRFQTLISKMEPLEIPVETITLEVIEKCTTPLSDDHDEKYGVPSLEELGFDTDGLPSAVWPGGETEALTRLERHLERKVKKNSSPPLSLYGQLLWREFFYTAATNNPRFDKMEGNPICVQIPWDKNPEALAKWAEGRTGFPWIDAIMTQLHQEGWIHHLARHAVACFVTRGDLWISWEEGMKVFEELLLDADWSINAGSWMWLSCSSFFQQFFHCYCPVGFGRRADPNGDYIRRYLPVLRGFPAKYIYDPWNAPEGIQKVAKCLIGVNYPKPMVNHAEASRLNIERMKQIYQQLSRYRGLGLLASVPSNPNGNGGLMGYSTGENIPGCSSSGSYTQGSGILHYALGDSQQTYILKQGRSSMGTGLSSGKRPSQEEDTQSIGHKVQRQSTN; from the exons ATTTTTGCTTCAGTGTCTTGAAGACCTTGATTCTAATCTGAGAAAATTAAACTCTCGTCTGTTTGTGATTCGTGGACAACCAGCAGATGTGTTTCCTAGGCTTTTCAAG GAATGGAACATTACTAAACTTTCAATTGAGTATGATTCTGAGCCCTTTGGAAAGGAACGAGATGCAGCTATTAAGAAACTGGCTACTGAAGCTGGAGTAGAAGTGATTGTACAAATTTCACATACATTATATGACCTAGACAA GATCATAGAACTTAATGGTGGACAACCGCCTCTTACTTATAAAAGATTCCAAACtctcatcagcaaaatggaaCCACTAGAAATACCAGTAGAGACAATTACTTTGGAAGTGATAGAAAAGTGCACAACTCCTTTGTCTGATGACCATGATGAGAAATATGGAGTCCCTTCACTGGAAGAACTAG gttttgatACAGATGGCTTACCCTCTGCAGTTTGGCCAGGTGGAGAAACTGAAGCACTTACACGTTTGGAAAGGCACTTGGAAAGAAAA GTAAAAAAGAACagttcccctcccctttccctttatGGGCAATTGTTATGGCGTGAATTTTTCTATACAGCAGCCACAAATAATCCACGCTTTGATAAAATGGAAGGAAACCCCATCTGTGTTCAGATTCCTTGGGATAAGAATCCTGAGGCTTTAGCAAAATGGGCAGAAGGCCGGACAGGCTTTCCATGGATTGATGCCATCATGACACAGCTTCATCAGGAGGGTTGGATTCACCATTTGGCCAGACATGCAGTTGCTTGCTTCGTTACACGAGGTGACCTATGGATTAGTTGGGAAGAAGGAATGAAG GTATTTGAAGAATTATTGCTTGATGCAGATTGGAGCATAAATGCTGGAAGTTGGATGTGGCTGTCTTGTAGTTCTTTTTTTCAACAGTTTTTTCACTGCTATTGCCCTGTTGGTTTTGGTAGGAGAGCAGATCCCAATGGAGACTATATCAG GCGATATTTGCCTGTCCTAAGAGGCTTCCCTGCAAAATATATCTATGATCCCTGGAATGCACCAGAAGGTATCCAAAAGGTAGCCAAATGTTTGATAGGAGTTAATTATCCTAAACCAATGGTGAACCATGCTGAGGCAAGCCGTTTGAATATTGAGAGGATGAAACAGATCTACCAGCAGCTTTCACGATATAGAGGACTAG gTCTTCTTGCATCAGTGCCTTCTAATCCTAATGGGAATGGAGGCCTCATGGGATATTCTACTGGAGAAAATATCCCAGGTTGTAGCAGCAGTGGAA GTTATACTCAAGGGAGTGGTATTTTACATTATGCTCTTGGAGACAGTCAGCAAACTTACATATTAAAGCAAG gaAGAAGCTCCATGGGCACTGGTCTCAGCAGTGGGAAACGTCCTAGTCAGGAGGAAGACACACAGAGTATTGGTCATAAAGTCCAGCGACAGAGCACTAATTAG
- the CRY1 gene encoding cryptochrome-1 isoform X4: MVVNAVHWFRKGLRLHDNPALKECIRGADTIRCVYILDPWFAGSSNVGINRWRFLLQCLEDLDSNLRKLNSRLFVIRGQPADVFPRLFKEWNITKLSIEYDSEPFGKERDAAIKKLATEAGVEVIVQISHTLYDLDKIIELNGGQPPLTYKRFQTLISKMEPLEIPVETITLEVIEKCTTPLSDDHDEKYGVPSLEELGFDTDGLPSAVWPGGETEALTRLERHLERKAWVANFERPRMNANSLLASPTGLSPYLRFGCLSCRLFYFKLTDLYKKVKKNSSPPLSLYGQLLWREFFYTAATNNPRFDKMEGNPICVQIPWDKNPEALAKWAEGRTGFPWIDAIMTQLHQEGWIHHLARHAVACFVTRGDLWISWEEGMKVFEELLLDADWSINAGSWMWLSCSSFFQQFFHCYCPVGFGRRADPNGDYIRRYLPVLRGFPAKYIYDPWNAPEGIQKVAKCLIGVNYPKPMVNHAEASRLNIERMKQIYQQLSRYRGLGLLASVPSNPNGNGGLMGYSTGENIPGCSSSGSYTQGSGILHYALGDSQQTYILKQEAPWALVSAVGNVLVRRKTHRVLVIKSSDRALIRRHSGGILFQLKLVGSSILFSVKLY, encoded by the exons ATTTTTGCTTCAGTGTCTTGAAGACCTTGATTCTAATCTGAGAAAATTAAACTCTCGTCTGTTTGTGATTCGTGGACAACCAGCAGATGTGTTTCCTAGGCTTTTCAAG GAATGGAACATTACTAAACTTTCAATTGAGTATGATTCTGAGCCCTTTGGAAAGGAACGAGATGCAGCTATTAAGAAACTGGCTACTGAAGCTGGAGTAGAAGTGATTGTACAAATTTCACATACATTATATGACCTAGACAA GATCATAGAACTTAATGGTGGACAACCGCCTCTTACTTATAAAAGATTCCAAACtctcatcagcaaaatggaaCCACTAGAAATACCAGTAGAGACAATTACTTTGGAAGTGATAGAAAAGTGCACAACTCCTTTGTCTGATGACCATGATGAGAAATATGGAGTCCCTTCACTGGAAGAACTAG gttttgatACAGATGGCTTACCCTCTGCAGTTTGGCCAGGTGGAGAAACTGAAGCACTTACACGTTTGGAAAGGCACTTGGAAAGAAAA GCATGGGTGGCTAACTTTGAAAGACCTCGAATGAATGCCAATTCTCTGCTTGCTAGTCCTACTGGACTCAGTCCTTACCTCCGATTTGGTTGTTTATCATGTCGACTATTTTACTTCAAACTAACAGATCTCTACAAAAAG GTAAAAAAGAACagttcccctcccctttccctttatGGGCAATTGTTATGGCGTGAATTTTTCTATACAGCAGCCACAAATAATCCACGCTTTGATAAAATGGAAGGAAACCCCATCTGTGTTCAGATTCCTTGGGATAAGAATCCTGAGGCTTTAGCAAAATGGGCAGAAGGCCGGACAGGCTTTCCATGGATTGATGCCATCATGACACAGCTTCATCAGGAGGGTTGGATTCACCATTTGGCCAGACATGCAGTTGCTTGCTTCGTTACACGAGGTGACCTATGGATTAGTTGGGAAGAAGGAATGAAG GTATTTGAAGAATTATTGCTTGATGCAGATTGGAGCATAAATGCTGGAAGTTGGATGTGGCTGTCTTGTAGTTCTTTTTTTCAACAGTTTTTTCACTGCTATTGCCCTGTTGGTTTTGGTAGGAGAGCAGATCCCAATGGAGACTATATCAG GCGATATTTGCCTGTCCTAAGAGGCTTCCCTGCAAAATATATCTATGATCCCTGGAATGCACCAGAAGGTATCCAAAAGGTAGCCAAATGTTTGATAGGAGTTAATTATCCTAAACCAATGGTGAACCATGCTGAGGCAAGCCGTTTGAATATTGAGAGGATGAAACAGATCTACCAGCAGCTTTCACGATATAGAGGACTAG gTCTTCTTGCATCAGTGCCTTCTAATCCTAATGGGAATGGAGGCCTCATGGGATATTCTACTGGAGAAAATATCCCAGGTTGTAGCAGCAGTGGAA GTTATACTCAAGGGAGTGGTATTTTACATTATGCTCTTGGAGACAGTCAGCAAACTTACATATTAAAGCAAG AAGCTCCATGGGCACTGGTCTCAGCAGTGGGAAACGTCCTAGTCAGGAGGAAGACACACAGAGTATTGGTCATAAAGTCCAGCGACAGAGCACTAATTAG AAGACACTCAGGAGGAATACTGTTCCAGCTGAAATTGGTGGGGAGTTCAATACTTTTTTcagttaaattatattaa